Proteins from a single region of Punica granatum isolate Tunisia-2019 chromosome 8, ASM765513v2, whole genome shotgun sequence:
- the LOC116189511 gene encoding chlorophyll a-b binding protein 4, chloroplastic produces the protein MAAATMQASATVFRPCSSRSRFLTGSSGRLGREVSIRQVPSPVSSSSFRVEAKKGEWLPGLASPTYLNGSLPGDNGFDPLGLAEDPENLKWYVQAELVNSRWAMLGVAGMLLPEVFTKIGIINVPQWYDAGKEQYFASSSTLFVIEFILFHYVEIRRWQDIKNPGSVNQDPIFKQYSLPPNEVGYPGGIFNPLNFAPTLEAKEKELANGRLAMLAFLGFVVQHNVTGKGPFENLVQHLSDPWHNTIVQTLSGN, from the exons ATGGCCGCCGCCACGATGCAAGCATCCGCCACCGTGTTCAGGCCGTGCTCATCCCGGTCTAGGTTCTTGACCGGGTCATCGGGCAGACTAGGCCGGGAGGTGTCCATCAGGCAGGTGCCTTCACCGGTCTCGTCGAGCTCCTTCCGTGTCGAAGCCAAGAAGGGCGAGTGGCTTCCCGGTTTGGCCTCCCCCACTTACCTCAATGGAAG CCTTCCAGGTGACAACGGGTTCGACCCCTTGGGGCTCGCGGAGGACCCCGAGAACTTGAAGTGGTACGTGCAGGCAGAGCTCGTGAATAGCCGTTGGGCAATGCTGGGAGTTGCCGGGATGCTCCTCCCGGAAGTCTTCACGAAGATCGGGATCATAAACGTGCCCCAGTGGTACGACGCTGGGAAGGAGCAGTACTTCGCTTCATCATCGACCCTGTTTGTGATCGAGTTCATCCTGTTCCACTACGTCGAGATCAGGAGATGGCAGGACATCAAGAACCCGGGAAGCGTGAACCAGGACCCGATCTTCAAGCAGTACAGCTTGCCCCCGAACGAAGTGGGCTACCCCGGTGGCATCTTCAACCCTCTCAACTTTGCTCCCACTCTCGAGGCCAAGGAGAAGGAGCTTGCCAATG GGAGATTGGCAATGTTGGCATTCTTGGGGTTCGTGGTGCAGCACAACGTGACGGGGAAGGGGCCGTTCGAGAACCTCGTGCAGCACCTCTCCGACCCATGGCACAACACCATTGTCCAGACCCTGAGTGGCAACTGA
- the LOC116187284 gene encoding uncharacterized protein At5g01610-like isoform X2, translated as MSLSSTVEEKAKWFINKLKGKPSKALTDLLRDYNLPPGLFPQNIICYEFDETKGKLIVYLPSPCEVCFKNSSVVRYANRVKATLSRGKLTAIEGMKTKVLVWVKVTGINMESYKSDKIWFTAGVKKSQPRDAYELARNAVKVEEF; from the exons TCTTTGTCGAGCACGGTGGAGGAGAAGGCCAAGTGGTTCATCAACAAGCTAAAAG GGAAGCCGTCGAAGGCCTTGACAGATCTCCTCCGAGATTACAACCTACCTCCAGGTCTCTTCCCCCAGAACATAATATGCTATGAGTTCGACGAGACAAAGGGCAAGCTCATCGTATACTTGCCTTCTCCTTGCGAAGTCTGCTTCAAGAATTCATCAGTCGTGAGGTACGCGAATCGGGTCAAAGCGACCTTGTCGAGAGGAAAACTTACAGCGATCGAAGGAATGAAGACAAAAGTGCTAGTGTGGGTCAAAGTGACCGGGATCAATATGGAGAGCTACAAGTCCGATAAGATATGGTTCACCGCCGGCGTAAAAAAATCTCAGCCTCGGGATGCTTATGAATTGGCTCGGAATGCCGTTAAGGTCGAAGAATTCTGA
- the LOC116187158 gene encoding photosynthetic NDH subunit of subcomplex B 4, chloroplastic isoform X1, giving the protein MAEAVRSFILINPPHGTTRLFDSNPSPRTLEVSRFPGPCHGRQEVKSRGRHSGKLRALPLLTDLHWPPLMAVLVEHAEGQREFISNKSIWHLSDDALKSVYTFYIMFTCWGCLFFGAMKDPYYDSETYRKDGGDGTGNWLYERQDDIEESARAELWREELIEEIEQKVGGLRELEEAGRK; this is encoded by the exons ATGGCAGAAGCTGTGAGGAGCTTCATCCTCATCAACCCGCCCCACGGCACAACCAGATTATTCGACTCGAATCCGTCTCCGAGAACC CTAGAAGTGTCCCGGTTTCCGGGACCATGCCACGGGAGGCAAGAA GTTAAGAGCAGAGGACGCCATTCAGGCAAACTGAGGGCTCTGCCACTGCTAACAGATCTGCATTGGCCTCCTCTGATGGCTGTTCTCGTAGAGCATGCGGAAGGCCAAAGGGAGTTCATCAGCAACAAGTCGATATGGCATCTCAGCGATGATGCCTTGAAGAGTGTTT ACACTTTCTACATCATGTTCACCTGTTGGGGATGCTTGTTCTTCGGCGCGATGAAG GATCCGTACTATGATTCGGAGACATACCGGAAGGATGGTGGAGACGGCACCGGGAATTGGCTTTACGAGAGG CAAGACGACATAGAAGAATCTGCGAGAGCTGAGCTATGGCGCGAGGAACTGATCGAGGAGATCGAGCAGAAGGTAGGAGGGCTCCGAGAACTGGAAGAAGCCGGAAGAAAGTAG
- the LOC116187406 gene encoding ribulose-phosphate 3-epimerase, chloroplastic-like has protein sequence MPSASSSSSLTLLQSQISGLGGDLKLLKPSLPQPGSLTFTKKESSDSYEGNFTSDELISSQKVISSFLHRSSANFAKLGEQVKAVEVEDCDWIHVDVMDGRFVPNITIGPLVVDALCHVTDLL, from the exons ATGCCGAGTGCTTCTTCATCATCGTCATTGACATTGCTCCAGTCACAGATCAGTGGCCTCGGTGGGGACCTCAAGCTTCTGAAGCCATCTCTTCCTCAACCCGGATCGCTCACCTTCACAAAA AAGGAAAGTTCAGACAGTTACGAAGGCAACTTCACGAGTGACGAGTTGATAAGTTCTCAAAAAGTGATATCATCGTTTCTCCATCGATCCTCTGCTAACTTTGCCAAGCTAGGAGAGCAG GTAAAGGCTGTGGAGGTAGAAGACTGTGATTGGATCCATGTAGATGTGATGGATGGTCGTTTCGTACCAAACATCACCATTGGGCCACTTGTTGTCGATGCACTCTGTCATGTTACTGATCTCCTCTAG
- the LOC116189512 gene encoding probable calcium-binding protein CML30 codes for MVQQQKKGLNSPCSILALMLTFMVFFLPLIIRDIYSNLRRRYLQPLLRRPCTARIPLFGLEGSCKNPDLKAPQSQEFPAQESQVGRILDGKTIDEVKLSGVEVRLVMERLGIVGNPEEGADGPQLQEGVGAAQIAGLFDEQEPSLEEVKEAFDVFDKNHDGFIDASELCSFLRSFGFLNLSESICRDMIRAFDNNGDGLIDLREFMKLVEKSLH; via the coding sequence ATGGTGCAGCAGCAAAAAAAGGGCTTGAACAGCCCTTGTTCCATTCTTGCTCTAATGTTAACATTCATGGTTTTTTTCCTGCCCCTCATTATTCGAGATATCTATTCCAACTTGAGACGACGTTACCTCCAGCCTTTACTTCGGCGCCCTTGCACTGCCCGCATTCCTCTGTTTGGCTTAGAAGGAAGCTGCAAGAACCCAGACCTGAAAGCCCCACAATCTCAAGAGTTTCCTGCCCAAGAATCGCAGGTCGGTCGGATCTTGGATGGAAAGACCATTGACGAGGTGAAGCTGAGTGGAGTGGAAGTCAGGCTAGTGATGGAAAGACTAGGAATTGTTGGCAACCCGGAAGAAGGGGCTGATGGGCCTCAACTCCAAGAGGGTGTGGGCGCCGCTCAGATAGCGGGGCTGTTCGATGAGCAGGAGCCAAGCTTGGAGGAAGTAAAGGAAGCCTTTGACGTGTTTGACAAGAACCATGACGGGTTCATTGATGCGAGTGAGCTCTGCAGCTTCCTCCGTTCATTTGGGTTCTTGAACTTGTCAGAAAGCATCTGCAGGGATATGATACGAGCCTTTGACAATAATGGAGACGGTCTCATCGACTTGAGAGAGTTCATGAAGCTCGTCGAGAAAAGTCTACACTAA
- the LOC116188896 gene encoding uncharacterized protein LOC116188896 produces MSLELDIPRFFRDLGPNSGAGSIVQGIGGSAPRISTKDLDKLPQFDYKSWSEKEKASHLPVVVDCAVRLESCRLLPNRKCTHSFHSHRINLCPPKTPICRAAINAPPSCRALEEAGQDRASQEMFMSN; encoded by the exons ATGTCTTTGGAGTTAGATATTCCTAG GTTCTTCCGGGACCTTGGACCGAACAGCGGAGCGGGAAGCATTGTCCAGGGGATTGGCGGGTCGGCTCCCAGAATCTCCACCAAAGACCTGGACAAGCTTCCTCAGTTCGACTACAAATCATGGTCGGAAAAGGAGAAGGCCAGTCATCTTCCTGTGGTTGTAGACTGCGCAGTTCGCTTAGAGAGCTGCAGGCTGCTGCCGAATCGCAAGTGCACGCACAGCTTCCACTCCCACCGCATCAACTTGTGTCCCCCGAAGACTCCCATCTGCAGGGCTGCCATTAATGCTCCGCCGAGCTGCAGAGCTCTCGAGGAGGCAGGACAAGACAGAGCTTCACAAGAGATGTTCATGTCGAATTGA
- the LOC116188644 gene encoding thioredoxin-like 1-2, chloroplastic — protein sequence MACLSNSVFCFSGLYEAAAGSPRNGGVVPVFCCSVGSSRVYGSSQKGPPLLAAEFRGRQIAVSDRKDCGEWSIKSPASFSLHASGCVSRAMRWWEKSIKPNMVEINSAQELVSALLRAGDALVVVDFYSPGCGGCRALHPKVSQLAELYPDAIFLKVNYEELRTMCECLHIRVLPFFQFYRGADGRVCSFSCTNATIKKFKDALAKHGSERCSNGPAKGLDESELLRLASCREITTDLLLPGKENRLEDLVVSTIGNISGAISGMATNQGRVSSSLKCLNLF from the exons ATGGCTTGTTTGTCGAATAGCGTTTTCTGCTTTTCTGGGCTGTACGAGGCTGCTGCGGGCAGCCCGAGAAACGGAGGGGTTGTTCCGGTGTTCTGTTGCTCTGTTGGCTCTTCAAGGGTTTATGGATCAAGTCAGAAGGGGCCTCCATTGTTAGCTGCCGAGTTCAGGGGGAGACAAATCGCCGTCTCGGATCGGAAGGATTGCGGAGAGTGGAGCATTAAATCACCTGCAAGTTTCTCTCTTCAT GCTTCTGGCTGCGTTAGCCGAGCTATGAGGTGGTGGGAGAAGAGCATTAAACCCAACATGGTGGAGATCAATTCGGCGCAGGAGCTCGTGAGCGCCTTGCTCCGTGCCGGTGATGCTTTGGTGGTGGTGGATTTCTACTCTCCCGGTTGCGGCGGCTGCAGAGCTCTCCATCCCAAG GTCTCTCAGCTAGCGGAGTTATACCCCGATGCAATTTTCCTCAAAGTGAACTACGAAGAACTCAGAACGATGTGTGAGTGTCTCCACATCCGTGTCCTACCGTTCTTCCAGTTCTATCGGGGCGCCGATGGACGTGTATGCAGCTTCAGCTGTACAAATGCAACT AtcaagaagtttaaagatgcaCTTGCGAAGCACGGGAGTGAGAGGTGCAGCAACGGCCCAGCAAAGGGCTTGGACGAATCCGAGCTGCTGAGATTGGCATCCTGCAGGGAAATAACAACGGATTTACTCTTGCCCGGCAAGGAAAACAGATTGGAGGATCTTGTGGTTTCGACCATAGGCAATATCTCTGGTGCAATCTCAGGGATGGCCACCAACCAAGGAAGAGTTTCCTCCTCTCTTAAATGTCTGAATCTCTTTTAA
- the LOC116188390 gene encoding eukaryotic translation initiation factor 5A-like, whose amino-acid sequence MSDEEHHFESKGDAGASKTYPQQAGAIRKNGYIVIKNRPCKVVEVSTSKTGKHGHAKCHFVGIDIFNGKKLEDIVPSSHNCDVPHVTRTDYQLIDISEDGFVSLLTENGNTKDDLRLPTDDNLLSQIKDGFGDGKDLVVTVMSSMGEEQICALKDIGPK is encoded by the exons ATGTCGGACGAGGAGCACCACTTCGAGTCCAAGGGCGACGCCGGAGCCTCCAAGACCTATCCTCAGCAGGCCGGCGCCATTCGCAAGAACGGCTACATCGTCATCAAAAACCGTCCCTGCAAG GTGGTTGAAGTCTCCACATCCAAGACCGGCAAGCACGGTCATGCTAAGTGCCACTTTGTTGGAATTGATATCTTCAATGGCAAGAAGCTTGAAGATATTGTTCCCTCATCCCATAACTGTGAT GTTCCCCATGTCACTCGGACTGACTACCAGCTCATTGATATCTCTGAGGATGGATTT GTGAGTCTGCTGACTGAGAATGGTAACACCAAGGATGACCTGAGGCTACCGACTGATGATAATCTGCTGTCTCAG ATCAAGGATGGTTTTGGCGATGGAAAAGACCTGGTGGTGACTGTCATGTCCTCCATGGGAGAGGAACAGATCTGTGCTCTCAAGGACATTGGTCCCAAGTAG
- the LOC116188219 gene encoding probable xyloglucan 6-xylosyltransferase 5 has translation MGQEKRNSTLPTTANGRAPGGGRPVPRGRQMQKTFNNVKITILCGFVTILVLRGTIGVGNLGASEADAVNQNLIEETNRILAEIRSDSDPTDPDEPAEPEINPNVTYTLGPEISNWDDDRKKWLEGNPEFPSHVNGKPRVLLLTGSPPNPCDNPIGDHYLLKAVKNKIDYCRIHGIEVVYNMAHLDKELAGYWAKLPMIRRLMLSHPEVEWIWWMDSDALFTDMVFEIPLSKYSKHNLVIHGYPDLLFDQKSWIALNTGSFLFRNCQWSLDLLDAWAPMGPKGPIRDEAGKILTANLKGRPAFEADDQSALIYLLISQQDKWMDKVFIENSYYLHGYWAGLVDRYEEMIEKYHPGLGDERWPFVTHFVGCKPCGSYGDYPVERCLSSMERAFNFADNQVLNLYGFGHRGLLSPKIKRIRNETDTPLEYVDKFDIRRTSHSL, from the coding sequence ATGGGTCAAGAGAAGAGGAATTCGACCCTTCCGACCACCGCCAATGGCCGGGCGCCCGGGGGGGGACGGCCGGTCCCCCGCGGCAGGCAGATGCAGAAGACCTTCAACAACGTCAAGATCACGATCCTCTGCGGCTTCGTGACCATCCTCGTCCTCCGGGGGACGATCGGGGTGGGCAACCTCGGCGCCTCCGAGGCCGACGCCGTCAACCAGAACCTCATCGAGGAGACTAACCGGATCCTCGCGGAGATCCGATCAGACTCCGACCCTACTGACCCCGACGAGCCCGCCGAGCCAGAAATCAACCCCAACGTGACCTACACCCTCGGACCTGAGATCTCCAATTGGGATGATGACAGGAAGAAATGGCTAGAGGGTAATCCTGAATTCCCCAGCCATGTCAATGGCAAGCCGAGAGTTCTGCTCCTGACAGGGTCCCCGCCAAACCCTTGCGATAACCCAATCGGTGATCATTACTTGCTGAAGGCGGTGAAGAACAAGATTGATTACTGTCGCATTCACGGGATTGAGGTTGTCTACAATATGGCTCATCTGGACAAGGAGCTTGCCGGGTATTGGGCGAAACTGCCGATGATTCGGAGGTTGATGTTGTCCCATCCCGAGGTCGAGTGGATTTGGTGGATGGACAGTGATGCCTTATTCACGGATATGGTATTCGAGATCCCGCTCTCGAAGTACTCCAAGCACAATTTGGTCATCCACGGGTACCCTGACCTGCTGTTCGATCAGAAGTCGTGGATCGCTCTGAATACAGGGAGCTTTCTGTTCAGGAACTGCCAGTGGTCCTTGGACTTGCTCGATGCGTGGGCTCCGATGGGACCGAAAGGCCCCATTCGGGACGAGGCAGGAAAGATTCTGACCGCAAACCTGAAGGGAAGGCCTGCATTCGAGGCGGATGATCAGTCTGCTCTGATCTATCTCTTGATCTCACAGCAGGATAAGTGGATGGACAAGGTGTTCATCGAGAACTCATATTACTTGCACGGTTATTGGGCTGGGCTCGTGGATCGGTATGAGGAGATGATCGAGAAGTACCACCCGGGTCTGGGAGACGAGAGATGGCCCTTCGTGACACATTTTGTCGGCTGCAAGCCCTGCGGGAGCTACGGGGATTATCCAGTAGAGAGGTGCTTGAGTAGCATGGAGAGGGCATTCAACTTTGCGGATAATCAGGTTCTGAACCTTTACGGGTTTGGGCACAGGGGCCTGTTGAGTCCCAAGATCAAGAGGATACGGAACGAAACTGATACTCCTCTGGAGTATGTCGATAAATTCGATATCCGTCGAACATCACATAGCTTGTGA
- the LOC116188389 gene encoding uncharacterized protein LOC116188389: MERSSKIFRRSIHTFLNNYHFFTSTAALLALPFSVSFLLSQSFVPSSPSPLLPTIHARLRALFDAAGFPPSSQFFSILCLKLSQTISSFFVTLPCSLTFLLISKASVILSLSQHKLSLPFSSFLQTYKPLLLTYVSNLLVILSANATATALAVLFFAFKSLGGPWFDSPSLQLFFPAFGPILYSIILAHALIVCNFALVLSGTEKFGGFEAILKACVLIRDSIPVALSLAIPMNLGWAAVEALFQYRVVRAYRVTKAPSFAVALEGLFIAYLYSILIVLDTIVSCIFFKSCKRMNDLLCHEDGYSCRIEFAEDPEDPERVPKSES; encoded by the coding sequence ATGGAGCGGAGCAGCAAGATTTTCCGGAGATCAATCCACACCTTCCTCAATAACTACCACTTCTTCACATCAACAGCTGCCCTGCTTGCCCTGCCATTCTCCGTCTCATTCCTCCTCTCCCAGTCGTTCGTCCCGtcctccccctcccccctACTCCCGACCATTCACGCCCGGCTCCGGGCCCTCTTTGACGCGGCGGGGTTCCCTCCCTCGTCGCAGTTCTTCTCGATCCTCTGCCTCAAGCTCTCCCAGACAatctcttccttcttcgtcACCCTCCCCTGTTCCCTCACTTTCCTCCTCATCTCAAAAGCTTCCGTAATCCTATCCCTCTCCCAACACAaactctctcttcctttctcTTCCTTCCTCCAAACCTACAAACCCCTCCTCCTCACTTACGTCTCCAACTTGCTCGTGATCCTGTCCGCAAATGCGACCGCCACTGCCTTAGCCGTCCTCTTCTTCGCCTTCAAAAGCCTTGGAGGGCCATGGTTCGATTCCCCGAGCCTACAACTCTTCTTTCCGGCTTTCGGGCCCATCCTCTATTCGATAATCCTCGCCCATGCTCTCATTGTCTGCAACTTCGCGCTTGTCCTGTCGGGGACCGAGAAGTTTGGCGGGTTCGAGGCGATCCTGAAGGCTTGCGTCCTTATTCGGGATTCAATTCCCGTGGCTCTGTCCTTGGCTATACCTATGAACTTGGGGTGGGCTGCGGTCGAGGCCCTGTTCCAGTACCGCGTGGTAAGGGCGTACCGCGTCACAAAAGCCCCGAGCTTTGCTGTGGCTCTCGAGGGACTATTCATCGCATACTTGTACTCGATCCTAATAGTCCTCGATACGATTGTGAGCTGCATCTTCTTCAAGAGCTGCAAGCGAATGAACGATCTATTGTGCCACGAAGACGGGTACTCTTGCCGGATCGAGTTTGCAGAGGACCCCGAGGATCCCGAACGAGTTCCAAAGTCCGAATCTTGA
- the LOC116188220 gene encoding uncharacterized protein LOC116188220, translating to MAEEDDSPMDLPELKQGGCSMVVIRKKSEWNVFPPINHENLQVSSRLCKEEDGEEEQGQQNTPSSFSPLSSDSLSSPSSSSITSSSSMSSFPPLEDGDEVVPEDTHRSDSTVRVREVGDVSGWWRIGFGVLRSKVWGIVGWPFWCGIAARGRALWSFAPAAAVLLWLLYVWLRLWRWRNQRLRTEERLACLVKEKDEKIAQLLNQIAQMNELLISRHSSLAPKLATRR from the exons ATGGCGGAAGAGGATGATAGCCCGATGGATTTGCCGGAGCTGAAGCAAGGCGGCTGCTCGATGGTCGTGATTAGAAAGAAGAGTGAGTGGAATGTCTTCCCTCCGATCAACCATGAGAACCTGCAGGTCTCGTCGCGGCTTTGTAAGGAAGAAGACGGCGAGGAGGAGCAGGGGCAGCAGAATACCCCATCTTCGTTCTCGCCGCTGTCGTCGGATTCACTCTCCTCCCCGTCGAGCTCCTCGATCACGTCTTCCTCTTCAATGTCGTCGTTCCCGCCGTTGGAGGATGGCGACGAGGTAGTCCCGGAGGATACGCACCGGTCGGATTCGACTGTCCGGGTCCGGGAGGTGGGTGACGTCAGCGGGTGGTGGAGGATCGGGTTCGGGGTACTGCGCTCGAAGGTGTGGGGAATAGTCGGGTGGCCGTTTTGGTGTGGAATTGCCGCGAGAGGGAGAGCACTCTGGTCATTTGCTCCGGCAGCAGCGGTGTTGCTGTGGCTGCTCTATGTCTGGCTCCGGCTTTGGAGATGGCGGAATCAGAGACTGAGGACGGAGGAGCGGTTGGCGTGTCTCGTCAAGGAGAAAGATGAG AAAATTGCTCAGCTGCTGAACCAAATTGCTCAGATGAACGAGCTGCTAATCTCGCGACACAGTTCTTTGGCTCCAAAATTGGCCACCCGacgataa
- the LOC116187158 gene encoding photosynthetic NDH subunit of subcomplex B 4, chloroplastic isoform X2, with translation MAEAVRSFILINPPHGTTRLFDSNPSPRTVKSRGRHSGKLRALPLLTDLHWPPLMAVLVEHAEGQREFISNKSIWHLSDDALKSVYTFYIMFTCWGCLFFGAMKDPYYDSETYRKDGGDGTGNWLYERQDDIEESARAELWREELIEEIEQKVGGLRELEEAGRK, from the exons ATGGCAGAAGCTGTGAGGAGCTTCATCCTCATCAACCCGCCCCACGGCACAACCAGATTATTCGACTCGAATCCGTCTCCGAGAACC GTTAAGAGCAGAGGACGCCATTCAGGCAAACTGAGGGCTCTGCCACTGCTAACAGATCTGCATTGGCCTCCTCTGATGGCTGTTCTCGTAGAGCATGCGGAAGGCCAAAGGGAGTTCATCAGCAACAAGTCGATATGGCATCTCAGCGATGATGCCTTGAAGAGTGTTT ACACTTTCTACATCATGTTCACCTGTTGGGGATGCTTGTTCTTCGGCGCGATGAAG GATCCGTACTATGATTCGGAGACATACCGGAAGGATGGTGGAGACGGCACCGGGAATTGGCTTTACGAGAGG CAAGACGACATAGAAGAATCTGCGAGAGCTGAGCTATGGCGCGAGGAACTGATCGAGGAGATCGAGCAGAAGGTAGGAGGGCTCCGAGAACTGGAAGAAGCCGGAAGAAAGTAG